The Sesamum indicum cultivar Zhongzhi No. 13 linkage group LG1, S_indicum_v1.0, whole genome shotgun sequence genome includes a window with the following:
- the LOC105156196 gene encoding protein MAIN-LIKE 2-like, producing the protein MSNFGPIDTSVLYGQLNHRTEDVSENPDTTLSVRRGDIAFFRVLQLAPRHIRVLQVLQNMGFLGVLQCGHVEIDTHLITALVERWRPETHTFHFSVGEATITLQDIAILWALPVEGNLITGIDTRCSTQQWQNYCHQWLGFMPNEDAFRWSKIKLSVLYERLLENTSDDDSPFEVVLQEARICAMCILGGVLCPDATGNTVSLLYLRHMENIHEQYVSNWGSAVLAYLYRELCTASQRGKNNIGGAM; encoded by the coding sequence ATGTCGAATTTTGGCCCTATTGATACCAGTGTTTTATACGGGCAATTAAATCATCGAACAGAAGATGTGTCCGAAAATCCGGATACAACTTTATCAGTACGACGTGGTGATATTGCTTTTTTTCGCGTCCTACAACTAGCACCACGTCATATTCGTGTTTTACAAGTACTCCAAAATATGGGGTTTCTTGGTGTTTTGCAATGTGGGCATGTTGAAATTGACACCCACTTGATCACTGCTTTGGTAGAGAGATGGCGCCCGGAGACACATACTTTCCATTTTTCGGTGGGTGAAGCTACTATAACACTGCAAGATATCGCCATCCTGTGGGCACTCCCGGTGGAAGGTAATCTTATTACCGGGATAGATACAAGGTGTAGTACCCAACAGTggcaaaattattgtcatcaaTGGTTGGGTTTCATGCCCAATGAAGATGCATTTAGATggtccaaaataaaattgtcagTGTTATATGAACgtttattagaaaatacaaGTGATGATGATAGCCCGTTTGAGGTTGTGTTACAGGAGGCACGTATATGTGCCATGTGCATTCTTGGTGGAGTGTTGTGTCCTGATGCTACGGGGAACACCGTGTCATTATTATATCTGCGGCATATGGAAAACATACACGAGCAGTATGTATCAAATTGGGGTTCTGCAGTGTTGGCATATCTCTACCGGGAGCTATGTACAGCATCACAACgagggaaaaataatattggcgGTGCCATGTAA